One window of Quercus robur chromosome 12, dhQueRobu3.1, whole genome shotgun sequence genomic DNA carries:
- the LOC126709090 gene encoding WAT1-related protein At1g09380-like: MAWDLVPFLAIALLQVGYAGLNIISMLAMQSGMNPLILVVYRLVFATIAIAPFAYFMEWKTRPKITIPILFQLFLCSLTGGTGNMLFYLVGLKHSTPTIGSALSNTLPAFTFILAVLFRQESVGIKTKPGQAKVIGTIICVGGALLLSFYHGHTIGISVPSMHWTYAENMEKNSSTSSSHGNAIIGPLLIIASSLSWSVWFIIQARMNKIFPAPYTSTTLMCFMASIECGIIALFAKHDISAWSLSNPMWLVASLYAGIFCSALAFVITSWAIQVKGPLYVSVFSPLLLVIVAISSWALLHEKLYVGTVLGSILIVLGLFAVLWGKNKEMKRISAIEEIEAAKRDDAMIQKDDLELQVIADDGNLYVTTRKEKHQEN, encoded by the exons ATGGCTTGGGATCTTGTGCCTTTCTTGGCCATTGCTCTACTGCAAGTGGGCTATGCAGGATTGAACATCATATCAATGCTTGCCATGCAATCTGGCATGAACCCTCTTATTCTCGTCGTTTACCGGCTAGTTTTTGCAACCATAGCAATCGCTCCTTTTGCATATTTTATGGAGTG GAAGACGAGACCCAAGATAACAATACCTATTTTGTTCCAGTTATTTTTGTGCTCCTTAACAGG GGGAACTGGAAATATGCTCTTTTACCTTGTAGGTTTAAAACACTCAACCCCAACAATTGGTAGTGCATTAAGTAATACACTTCCAGCATTCACTTTCATCCTGGCTGTCCTTTTCAG GCAAGAATCTGTGGGAATTAAGACCAAGCCAGGGCAAGCTAAGGTAATAGGGACAATTATATGTGTAGGTGGAGCCCTTTTATTGTCATTCTACCATGGACACACCATTGGTATAAGTGTACCTAGCATGCACTGGACATATGCTGAGAATATGGAAAAGAATAGTTCCACTTCTAGCAGCCATGGAAACGCCATCATTGGCCCCTTGCTCATAATTGCTAGTTCTCTCTCTTGGTCAGTTTGGTTCATAATCCAA GCAAGAATGAACAAGATTTTTCCAGCTCCTTATACAAGCACCACATTGATGTGTTTCATGGCCAGCATTGAGTGTGGGATCATTGCCTTATTCGCCAAACACGACATTTCTGCATGGTCGTTGAGCAATCCAATGTGGCTTGTTGCATCTCTCTATGCA GGGATTTTCTGTTCTGCACTAGCATTTGTCATCACTTCCTGGGCTATCCAGGTGAAAGGTCCTCTCTATGTCTCGGTGTTCAGCCCCTTGTTGCTTGTTATCGTGGCTATTTCCAGCTGGGCCCTGCTTCATGAGAAATTATATGTTGGAAC TGTTTTAGGGTCTATTCTAATCGTCCTGGGGCTCTTTGCTGTTCTATGGGGGAAGAATAAGGAGATGAAACGGATTAGTGCTATTGAAGAGATAGAAGCAGCAAAGCGAGATGATGCCATGATCCAGAAGGACGACTTGGAACTGCAGGTGATTGCTGATGATGGCAATCTTTATGTTACAACAAGAAAGGAGAAGCATCAAGAAAATTAA